Proteins from a single region of Apium graveolens cultivar Ventura chromosome 7, ASM990537v1, whole genome shotgun sequence:
- the LOC141674940 gene encoding ammonium transporter 2 member 3-like: MSNYYPANVIPNEASPEWLNKADNAWQLTAAAMVGLQSVPGLVILYGSMVKKKWAVNSAFMAFYAFAAVLICWVLFAHHLAFGKKLVPIVGKIDQAMTQDQLMQQFKPGTGYYVPDADYVFYQFAFAAITVILLGGSLLGRMKFYAWMLFVPLWLTFSYTVGAFTIWGNGFLETGRIIDFSGGYVIHLSSGIAGFTAAYWVGPRNSQDRQHFPPNNILHMLAGAGFLWMGWTGFNGGSPLAAGTITSLAVLNTHICTATSLLVWLSLDMIFYKKSSVIGAIQGMITGLVCITPGAGIVQSWAALIMGVMSGSIPWYTMMVLHKKSAFFQSVDDTLGVFHTHAVAGLLGGLLSGIFAETNLLRMFYMREDYGPGLLCSIGENNISGGLRQMSYQILGALFITAWNVVVTSIICVLISRVVNLRMDEKDLLIGDDAVHGEEAYALWGDGVRDPPPLWFRTPRMPALFRRH; this comes from the exons ATGTCTAATTACTACCCAGCTAATGTCATTCCAAATGAGGCATCTCCGGAATGGCTCAACAAAGCAGATAATGCATGGCAGCTTACGGCAGCTGCCATGGTTGGATTACAAAGTGTACCTGGCCTTGTCATACTTTATGGGAGCATGGTTAAGAAAAAATGGGCGGTTAATTCAGCTTTCATGGCCTTCTATGCCTTTGCTGCGGTCTTAATTTGTTGGGTTCTTTTCGCTCATCACCTGGCATTTGGTAAGAAACTAGTGCCCATAGTTGGGAAAATTGATCAAGCCATGACTCAGGACCAGCTCATGCAACAATTTAAGCCTGGAACTGGATACTATGTCCCGGATGCTGACTACGTCTTTTATCAATTTGCATTTGCTGCTATTACTGTTATACTGTTGGGTGGCTCATTGCTTGGAAGGATGAAATTTTATGCTTGGATGCTATTCGTGCCTTTGTGGCTCACCTTCTCCTACACCGTTGGCGCCTTCACTATCTGGGGAAATGGATTTCTTGAGACGGGCAGGATTATTGATTTCTCCGGTGGCTATGTCATCCATCTATCTTCTGGAATTGCTGGCTTCACTGCTGCTTATTGG GTTGGCCCTAGAAATTCACAAGACAGGCAACATTTTCCACCCAACAATATACTACATATGTTGGCAGGAGCAGGGTTCTTATGGATGGGATGGACGGGTTTTAATGGCGGATCTCCACTTGCAGCTGGAACTATTACTTCCCTTGCCGTACTTAACACCCATATTTGCACTGCCACAAGCCTCTTGGTCTGGCTTTCCCTTGACATGATCTTCTATAAGAAAAGCTCTGTCATTGGCGCTATACAAGGAATGATTACTGGTCTCGTCTGTATCACACCCGGTGCAG gaattgtgcaatcTTGGGCAGCTTTAATCATGGGTGTAATGTCTGGGTCAATACCTTGGTACACCATGATGGTTTTGCATAAAAAATCAGCATTTTTCCAAAGTGTAGATGACACACTTGGAGTCTTCCACACTCACGCAGTCGCTGGACTGCTGGGAGGATTGCTCTCTGGAATCTTTGCAGAAACAAATCTTCTAAGAATGTTCTATATGCGAGAGGATTATGGTCCAGGCTTGCTGTGCAGCATAGGTGAAAATAACATCTCAGGTGGACTCCGCCAAATGAGTTACCAGATTCTGGGAGCACTTTTCATCACCGCGTGGAACGTGGTAGTCACAAGTATCATCTGTGTTTTGATTAGTCGAGTTGTGAACCTTAGAATGGACGAAAAAGACCTTCTGATAGGAGATGATGCTGTGCATGGAGAGGAAGCTTATGCATTGTGGGGAGATGGAGTGAGAGATCCGCCCCCTCTTTGGTTTCGAACACCAAGAATGCCAGCTCTCTTTCGGCGCCATTGA